One Brassica napus cultivar Da-Ae chromosome C2, Da-Ae, whole genome shotgun sequence DNA window includes the following coding sequences:
- the LOC125582217 gene encoding uncharacterized protein LOC125582217, with protein MESLLSTFYRGALPKFRSQLDTASNGFFLGRSEADALELVENMTKNDSVYSDEHDRSNRGSGGDDTNTKRQLKALQEKMDMILLDRAKQEKVNFVGEKKQEEIVVLNEVDGLEGQEELCFMNANGTCGYQARQNYSQGFLSKGNQSTQGQANSSTSTTQESSTDTMLKQILESQTRSEKHIRYELKSLHTKVDVSYNDLNNKFSNLASNFKALENQFDSMSSNSKCPMGSLPGTSEQNPKETMKSITLRSDKQLPPRTLIRDNEKQDGEVVINVDDDMVIVDEKTNEEILEKIVEAKGKEKVGEEKKVVNKNEASTSSKGAPFIPPPYEAKLPFPGRFKRQLLEQCKALFEKQMSEVQITMPIIDAFMLRLTIPKKLEDPGSFTLPCAIGQLAFEKCLCDLGASVSVMPPSIAKRLGFTQYKKCRLSLVLADRSVKIPIGILEDLPVMVGNCEITTDFVVLEMDEEPTDPLILGRPFLATAGAVVNVKEGKIDLHLGKGNILHFDIKKVMNTPTTQSQAFYIEEMEALPEEYLEELAIEDSLQLALTVDRETQLIEDEESARYVRMLDCHKEKSGKDNFIELPQEVHHAATVDQ; from the exons ATGGAGAGTTTGcttagtactttctacagaggtgcTTTGCCCAAGTTTAGAAGTCAGCTTGATACTGCtagcaatggtttcttcttgggaAGAAGTGAAGCAGATGCTTTGGAGCTTGTAGAGAACATGACTAAGAATGATTCAGTCTACAGTGATGAGCATGATAGAAGCAACAGAGGCAGTGGAGGTGATGATACAAACACCAAGAGACAGTTAAAGGCTCTACAAGAAAAGATGGATATGATTCTCTTGGATAGAGCTAAACAAGAGAAGGTGAACTTTGTTGGtgagaagaaacaagaagagatTGTTGTGCTTAATGAAGTTGATGGTCTAGAAGGTCAAGAAGAGTTGTGCTTTATGAATGCTAATGGGACATG TGGTTACCAAGCTAGACAAAACTATTCTCaaggcttcctctccaaaggaAATCAGTCTACACAAGGTCAAGCCAACTCTTCTACCTCTACTACACAAGAGAGTAGCACTGATACaatgctgaaacaaatcttggagtctcaaactagaagtgagaagcacatTAGATATGAGCTGAAGAGCCTTCACACCAAAGTTGATGTAAGCTACAATgatctcaacaacaagttctcaaaCCTTGCTTCCAACTTCAAagctttggagaaccagtttgatTCAATGAGTAGTAATTCCAAATGTCCTATGGGATCACTTCCCGGAACttctgagcaaaaccccaaggagacaATGAAATCCatcaccctaaggagtgataAACAATTGCCTCCTAGAACTCTCATTAGGGATAATGAGAAGCAAGATGGGGAGGTGGTCATCAATGTGGATGATGATATGGTTATTGTGGATGAGAAAACCAATGaagagatcttggagaagatagttgaAGCTAAAGGGAAAGaaaaggttggagaagagaagaaggttgTGAACAAAAATGAAGCTTCTACTTCATCAAAAGGAGCTCCATTCATTCCTCCTCCATATGAAGCAAAACTTCccttccctggtagattcaagagacaACTTTTGGAGCAATGCAAAGccttgtttgagaagcaaatgagtgaggTTCAGATTACCATGCCCATTATTGATGCCTTCATGCTA CGGTTAACCATCCCCAAGAAGCTTGAAGATCCAGGAAGCTTCACTCTACCTTGTGCCATTGGGCAATTGGCTTTTGAGAAGTGTCTATgtgatttgggagcaagtgtGAGCGTTATGCCTCCCTCCATTGCTAAAAGGCTTGGGTTTACAcaatacaagaagtgtagactctctcttgTGCTAGCTGATCGCTCAGTGAAGATTCCCATTGGTATCCTAGAAGATCTCCCTGTTATGGTTGGAAATTGTGAGATtactacagattttgtggtgttGGAGATGGATGAAGAACCAACAGATCCTTTGATATTGGGGAGACCTTTCTTGGCTACAGCAGGAGCTGTTGTGAATGTTAAGGAAGGGAAgattgatcttcatcttggaAAAGGGAACATCCTGCATTTTGATATCAAGAAGGTGATGAATACGCCCACTACCCAAAGCCAAGCATTCTACATTGAGGAGATGGAAGCTTTACCTGAAGAGTATTTGGAGGAATTAGCTATTGAGGACTCTCTTCAACTTGCCCTAACAGTTGATAGAGAGACTCAATTGATTGAAGATGAGGAGAGTGCAAGGTATGTGAGGATGCTAGACTGCCACAAGGAGAAAAGTGGAAAAGACAACTTCATAGAGCTTCCACAAGAAGTTCATCATGCTGCCACAGTTGATCAATAA